The Gracilibacillus caseinilyticus genome segment TTTTATAATGGCAGTAGAAAAAACAGTAACAATTACAGATGAAACAGGTGTACACGCACGTCCAGCAACTGTACTAGTTAATAAAGCAGGTAGCTTTGCATCTGATATGAACTTAGAATACAATGGCAAATCCATTAACTTAAAATCTATCATGGGTGTTATGTCTCTAGGTATCCCTCAAGGTGCAGAAATTAAAATTATTGCAGACGGTTCTGATGAGCAAGAGGCTTTAGATGCAGTAGTTGAAGTTATTAAATCAGAAGGTCTAGGAGAGTAATTCATCCATGAATCAATTAACAGGTATAGCAGCATCGAACGGAATAGCTATTGCCAAAGCATACAAATTAGCTATTCCGGACCTTTCTTTTTCCAATGAGAAAGTAGAAGATACAAACGCTGAAAAAGATCGTTTAACAAAAGCTCTAGACATTTCTAAATCAGAGTTAGAAAAAATCAAAGAGCATGCTCGTACCTCACTAGGGGACGAGCATGCAGAAATTTTTTCAGCTCATTTACTCGTACTTAGTGATCCGGAATTAATTAATCCGATCAAGGATAAAATTGAAACGGACAGTGTTAATGCGGAATTTGCGTTAGATGAAACCGCTCAGATGTTCATTCAAATGTTTGAAACGATGGACAATGAATATATGCGTGAGCGTGCCGCTGATATTAAGGACGTTACCAAACGTGTAATGGCCCATTTATTAGGGGTTAATTTCCCTAACCCCGCATTAATTGACGAAGAAGTTATTGTCATTGCAGAGGATTTAACACCATCTGATACGGCGCAATTAAACAAACAATTTGTACAAGGTTTCACTACGAACATTGGTGGCCGCACATCCCACTCCGCTATCATGGCTCGCTCATTAGAAATTCCGGCAGTCGTTGGAACGAAAAATATTACCGAGCAAGCAAAAGCTGGAGACATGTTAATTGTAGACGGAATCGATGGAAAAGTTATCATTAATCCAACTGAAGATGAAATTGCTAGCTATCAAGAGAAGCAGCAACAATTTGAACAACAAAAGCAGGAATGGGCGAAGTTAAAAGATGAACCTACTGTATCAAAAGATGGTTCGCATGTTGAGCTGGTAGCGAACATTGGTACACCAAATGATGTAGAGGGTGTTATGAATAATGGCGGCGAAGGTGTCGGCCTTTATCGTACAGAATTCCTCTATATGGGGAAAAATGAGCTTCCTACAGAGGACGAACAATACAATGCGTACAAATCTGTTTTAGAACAGATGGGCGATAAACCGGTAGTTGTCCGTACATTAGATATTGGTGGGGACAAAGAGCTTCCATACTTAGAACTGCCAAAAGAGATGAACCCGTTTCTTGGCTATCGTGCCATTCGTTTATGCTTAGAACGTGATGATATTTTCCGTACACAATTACGCGCATTGCTTCGTGCCAGCGTCTATGGAAACTTAAAAATCATGTTCCCGATGATTGCTACTCTCGATGAATTCCGTCAAGCGAAAGCAATTCTTTTAGAAGAAAAAGCGAACTTAACGAATGAAGGAATCAAGGTTTCCGATGATATCGAAGTTGGTATCATGGTTGAAATCCCTTCTACTGCGGTAATCGCTCGTCAATTCGCAAAAGAAGTCGATTTCTTCAGTATTGGAACGAACGATTTAATTCAATATACGCTCGCAGCTGACCGTATGAATGAACGTGTTAGCTACCTTTACCAACCCTATCACCCAGCAATCCTTAACCTAGTGCATAATGTGATTGAAGCAGCACATGCAGAAGGTAAGTGGGCTGGTATGTGTGGTGAAATGGCTGGCGATTCCATCGCGATCCCTATCCTTTTAGCATTAGGCTTAGATGAATTTAGTATGAGTGCAACATCTATCTTACCAGCACGTACACAAATCCGTGATCTTTCTAAAAAAGAACTTGCTTCTTACAAAGATCAGTTATTAGGCATGAGTACTGCTGATGAAGTGGAAGCATTCGTACGCGAAAAAACGAATCAATAATTTTTTGGACTCAGACTTATGTCTGGGTCTTTTTTATATAGTCAGCTCCAACAATCGGGCAATTTTTCAAAATACAGTATTTGTCCTGCTTCTTATAACAGTTATGTTCACTAAATTTATTTCAAGATTATTATTTTAAAATAAGGCATTTGCGTGGCAAAGCTTTAAACAGTTAATAGCAGTGGTGCTTTGCATTATGATTTGTGTACAGGTCCTAACATTTCTAGCTACTTCTTAATTTTGATAACTTATTGTTGAAAACCTTATCATTTATTGTAATACAAAAGACTTGTACTGACAAGTCTTTTGTACTCTTAAAATTTCCATTTGTTTGAACGATTCATTAACCATAAAAAATACGGCGCGCCAATGATGGCGACGATTATGCCTGATGGTATTTCCTTTGGTACTAATAAAGTTCGGCTGAGTACGTCAGCAACCATAAGGAAAACAGCGCCTAATAAAGCGGTAGCTGGCAATAATTTTTTATGAACCGGACCTAATAATAAACGGGCAACGTGCGGAGCGATCAATCCAACAAAGCCAATTGTACCTACTGTAGCAACACTTGCGGCTGCTACGACAGAAGCCAATAGCGCCAAGTAAAACCTCGTTTTAACTACCCCTAATCCTAGCCCTTTTGCCGTATCATCCCCAAGTGCAAGTGTATGAATACGATCACTTACAACATATATGATGGGAACTAAAATAACTAGTGGCCCAAGCAGATAATAGATCAATTCCGTCCAGCTAGTCGCATACGTTGTGCCCGATAACCACGTTAATGCGGAAGCTACTGCCATGTCCGACTGTACGACAATTATTTGGATAACTGCAGAACCAAATGCTGAAACACCTATCCCTAAAAGTGCCAGTAATGCGGGTTGGAAATCTGTCTTATATGCTAATGCCATCACAATTAAAAATGCGATAATAGCACCTAAAAATGCTCCCAACGGCACCCAAACAGCTGAAACAGAGCCGATATACAGAAAGAGAAGCGCTCCGACACCTGCACCAGATGTAATTCCGATTACCGAGGGATCTGCAAGCGGATTACGCAGTACACCTTGAAAGATATAGCCGCTTATCGCTAAGAGCACCCCACTTCCTGCCGCTACAAGTAATCTGGGTAATCGCAAATCAAGTGCCATATTTTTTAAAAAAGAGTCTTGATTAAAAAATATCGCCTGAAAAGTTTGGATCAGTTCCATACCATTGTTACCAGTAGCAACTCCAACAAACAGTGTGATGATAGCAATCACGATTAGAATTGGCATCATCCATTTTTGTAAAGTCGGTGTATGTAACTGGCCAGCCAAAATAGCAGTATCTTTTTGACTGTATTGTTTGTTCCTTTTCTTCATAATAAGCCAAATTAGCCATGGTGCCCCGATAAATGCGGTAATCGCTCCAACAGGTAATTCTGAAAAACTGGAATCTATCATTCGAGCGAGAACATCCGCACCTAAGAGCACATTGGCTCCCCATAAAAAAGAACCTAATATAATAACGATATGCTTTTGAAAACCAAATAATTTGATCAGGTGTGGTGCAATCAATCCGACAAACCCGATTGGACCGACAACACTAACGGTTACAGAGGTAAGAAAAACTGCAACAAGGACAGCAATCAGTCGCATTAATGGAACATTTTGCCCCAGTCCTCTTGCTACATCCTCTCCCAATTGAAATATATCAAGTGATTTTGCGATGATCATAGAAACGAGAAGACCAATTAAAATAAATGGTAAGACAAATTGAGCTCCATTCCAGTTATTTTGCACAAGCGTCCCGGAACCCCATAAAAATAAACCAGCTGTTTCATTTTCAAAGAAAATCTGCAATAACGAGGTAAATGCCGAAAACATCATGGTCACAACCATACCTGCTAATACCATCTTTACTGGACTAGCATGGACCACACCTGCTAAAGTATAAACGATAAATGCTGTAAGTACTCCACCAGTAAAGGCAATGATTAAACCACTCCATCCACTTGTCGTGGTCATAAATACACTAGCAAATACCACTGCAAAGTAGGAACCTGAGTGAATACCTAGCGTACTTGCTGATGCCAATGGATTTTTCGTTATTGTCTGCAACAATACTCCGGACACTGCCAGTGCGCCACCAGCAAGAATGCCCATCACCGCTCTTGGCATCCTTAAATAACGAATTGTATGGTGTTCGATTATATCCTGAGGATTAAAAATTGCTTGTAACATAGTAGCAGCCGAGACGGAGACACTTCCCTGCTGTAAATGAATAAATAATAGAAAAAGTAAAAGGACGGTTCCCCCTCCAAAGGTAAGAACCGTTTTCCAACTATATGAATCTTTCATTATATTCATGTTATCACTTCGCTTGCACTAGTGCTTCCTTAATTTGATTGGCAAATACTTCTGCAGATAAAGGACCACCAAATGTCCATGTGTCTCCAGGCAACTGATATGTTCTGTCTTCTTTTACAAAGGCAAGTTCTTCCCATGCAGGATTTCCTGCCAAATGATTGGTAAAAATATTGTCATCTTCTTGCACAATATAAAAAAAGTGAGCATTTTGTACCGTTTGTAATGCTTCCACACTTGTTTCATCGAAGCCATAGACTTGAAAACCATCGGATTGATAAGCATTTTCCAATCCTATCTTCTTCATGATTTCTGTTGCCATTGCGTTATCTTTGAATAAACGAATAACTGGTGAATTTTCAGAGCTGTATGCTTGTGATAAAACAAATTGCTTGTTCCCAACACCTGCGTCAGAGATTTCAGATTCAATATCAGCATACGATTGAGATAAATCACCCAGAATTTGGTCAGCTTCTTCTTCTTTTTCTACTAATTTAGCAATCTCTTTAAAAGTAGCTTCCATTTCTTCATATTGTGTGCCTTCCCCTTCTTCCGGGTATGCGTTATAAGCTAATGTCGGTGCGATATCTTTTAAGCTGTCCAGAATCTTCTCATGCCGAGAACTTGATGTAATGTGTTTCATACGCTTGCACTTTTTGCGGTCGTAATCATGGAATTCTTTTTGAACACGTCTTCTCACTCGTTCTAAAGCCCAATAAATATACCGACAAAAGTGGAAGCGATCTGCAATGATGATGGGGTTCCGCAAAGCCTTTTGAACTGCTGACTTAAAGCTTTAGCTCATATCCATGACAACCATCTTTACTTGAGATCCTTTTTTAGCTAAGTACTTTTTAATCGTACGTACAGAGCGATTCGGTAATATATCAAGCGGGACACCTGTTTCTCCATTTGCGATGATTACTTGGTATTTACCTTCTGTTGTATCCCCTTTATATTCATCGATAGCTATTACTGGTGGTAACGTGTCCACTTCTTTTAAACTAGTAGCTGCTAGTTGATCAAATCGACGAATAGCTGTTGTTTGAGAAGTTCTGAACTGACCAGCAGTATCTTTAAAGTTTTTTCCCTGAATAACACGAAGCCCTAGGGCTTGATTCCATTCCTTTGAATGTCTTTGATATCGCCCTACAACTTGGTTTTTCTCAGGAAACCTCTTTCCACAAGTACAAACGTATCTTCGCTTCCTATAAAACAGATAAGATGTTCGTTCAAAGAGCTTTAAGTGTTGTACCTTTTGTATTCTATAGTCATGGACGTGGCTTGTTCTTTCCCCACAAGCAGGACAACGGTGTTTCTTAACAGGCAACTTTATATGTAAGTAAAAGTCCCCCTCCAACTCCTCCATCTTAGTAACAATAACACTTTCTAATCCTGGTAAATTCATGTTAAACTGCATGTACACGCATCTCCTATCCCTTTGGTTTGTTTCTAGTCCATTCAAGTGTAAAGGATATAGGAGCTTGCGTGTTTTATTATGCTTAATTTTTTCAAACCCCAACATATATAATAGAGCCTGCTTTTATACTTTCTTTCCTCCTGATAAAAAAGCACCCCAACTAAGGGATGCTTTTTATTAATATAACTTATTTGTTTAAGTTATAGAATGCTGTTTTTCCAGCGTACTTTGCTGTTCCAACAAGCTCATCTTCAATTCGTAGTAACTGGTTGTATTTTGCAACACGATCTGTACGAGATGGTGCACCTGTTTTGATTTGACCAGCATTTGTTGCTACTGCGATATCAGCGATTGTTGCGTCTTCTGTTTCACCAGAACGGTGAGAGATAACTGCTGTATATCCAGCGCGTTTTGCCATTTCGATTGCTTCGAATGTTTCAGTAAGTGTACCGATTTGATTCACTTTAACAAGGATAGAGTTACCTACACCTTGCTCGATACCTTGTGCTAGACGTTTCGTGTTTGTAACGAATAAGTCGTCACCTACTAATTGTACGCGGTCACCGATGCGCTCTGTTAAGATTTTATGACCTTCCCAGTCATTCTCATCTAAACCATCTTCGATAGATACGATCGGGTATTTGTTAACCATTTCTTCATACCAACCAACCATTTCTTCAGAAGAACGAACGACACCTTCACCTTTAAGGTTGTATTTACCATCTTCGTAGAATTCAGAAGAGGCAACGTCCATTGCTAATTTCACTTCTTCACCTGGCTTGTAACCTGCTGCTTCGATCGCCTCAATGATCGTAGAAAGTGCTTCTTCGTTAGATTTTAAGTTTGGTGCGAAGCCACCTTCATCACCAACACCAGTGTTATAGCCTTTGCTGCTAAGTACTTTTTTCAAGCTGTGGAATACTTCAGCCCCCATGCGTAGTGCTTCACGGAACGTTGGAGCACCTACAGGCATGATCATAAATTCTTGGATATCTACGTTGTTATCCGCATGCTCCCCACCGTTTAAGATGTTCATCATTGGAGTTGGAAGAGTTGTTGCATTGAATCCACCTAAGTAAGTGTATAACGGAACACCTAGGTAATCAGCTGCTGCATGTGCTGCTGCCATTGATACACCAAGGATAGCATTGGCACCTAATTTACCTTTGTTTTCTGTACCATCAAGTTCTAGTAAGAGTTGATCGATTACTACTTGACGAGTAACATCGATACCCATTAATTCAGGCGCGATTACTTCGTTCACGTTTTCTACTGCTTTTAAGACACCTTTTCCTAAGTAACGGTCTTTGTCACCATCACGTAATTCTACTGCTTCATGTTCACCAGTAGATGCACCACTTGGTACTAGTGCAGAGCCGAATGCTCCTGATTCTGTATAAATTTCTACTTCAACGGTTGGGTTACCACGGGAATCTAATACTTCACGTGCGTAAACATCTGTAATATAAGGCATAATTAAAATTCTCCTTTTGAATGTTTTTTTTATTAAAAGGTTAACGGACAGATAATGGCACAACTTCCTGCACACTATGCTAGCAACAGAAATGCAACTCGCTCCTGCAGAAGCTTTATTACTTGCATTTCTTTAGCGGCATACCCGTAGCCTTATCTAGAAAGTTTCCCTTTTATTTTTTAATTAAACTGTCTCCAGTCATTTCTTTCGGTTTATCAACCTGTAATAAATCAAGAAGTGTTGGCGCTAAATCAGCAAGGATCCCGCCATCACGTAATTCTATGTCATCTTTTGTTACGATGACAGGTACCGGATTGGTCGTATGAGCCGTCATTGGGTCCCCTTCAGGTGTAATGACCTCATCTGAGTTTCCATGGTCAGCTGTAATAATCGCCTGACCGCCTTTTTCAACGATCTTGTCTACAATTTTTCCAAGACATTCATCTACTGTTTCAATTGCCTTCACAGTAGGCTCCAGCATACCTGAATGGCCTACCATATCCGGGTTGGCAAAATTCAAGATGATCGCATTTTGCTCGTCTTTATCCAATTCCTCAAGCAATGCATCTGTTACTTCATACGCACTCATTTCCGGTTTCAGATCATATGTTGCTACTTTTGGTGAATCAATTAAGATTCGTTTTTCACCAGGAAATTCTTTTTCACGTCCACCACTCATAAAGAAAGTAACGTGAGGATATTTCTCAGTCTCAGCAATACGGAGCTGATTCAGGTTATTCTGTGATAATACTTCACCAACCGTATTGTCTAAGTTTACTGGTTTATAAGCGACGTAACCATCCACCGTTTCGCTGAAGTTCGTCAAGCAAACGAAATGAATGTTTTTCGGTGCCTTATCGCCACGGTCAAAATCACGGAAATCTTCATTTGCGAAGGTACGTGAAATTTGGATCGCGCGATCAGGACGGAAATTATAGAAAATAACCGAGTCGTCATCTTGAATAGTTGCTTTAGGTTTGCCGTTCTCATCAGTGATTACAGATGGGATCACGAACTCGTCATAGATTTCATTCTTGTAAGAATCCTCTACAACTTCCAGTGGATCCATATATTTCGGTCCTTCTCCGTATACCATGGCATCATAGGACTTTTTGACACGATCCCAACGTTTGTCGCGATCCATGGAATAATAACGACCAGATAATGTAGCAAATTCACCTACACCATATTCATCCATTTTTTCTTGTGCATCTTTTATATATTTTTTGGCAGATTTCTGATCAACATCTCGTCCATCTAAAAACGCGTGCACATATACTTTCTGCACTCCTTTATCTGCTGCAAGCTTTAGGACAGCATACAGGTGCTTGATATGACTATGTACACCGCCATCAGATAACAAGCCAAAGACGTGTAATGCTTTGTCATGCTTTTTCGCATGGTCTACAGCATCTAATAACACTTGATTTTCAAAGAAATCGCCATCTTTAATAGATAAGTTAACGCGTGTTAAGCTTTGGTAAACGATTCTTCCTGCACCAATGTTCAAATGACCCACTTCTGAGTTACCCATTTGACCCTTAGGTAATCCAACCGCTTCGCCACAAGCAGTTAACTGATTGTGCGCATATTGGTTCCAGTAGCGATCGAAGTTAGGTGTGTTTGCCTTTTTTACCGCATTTCCTTTTTCCTCATCTCTAATAGCATAACCATCGAGAATGATGAGGGCTGCTAGTTTGTTTTGGCTCATTTTGCACCAGCCTCCACTAATTGTAAAAAGGAATCAGCTTCGAGACTTGCACCACCTACTAGCGCGCCATCAATATCAGACTGTGAAAGCAATTCATCAACATTTGCTGGTTTGACACTTCCACCATATTGAATACGTACCGCATCTCCAGCTGTGGCAGATACAGCATCTGCTACTACTTTACGAATATGTGTACAAACTTCATTCGCTTGTTCAGAAGTAGCTGTCTTACCAGTTCCGATAGCCCAGATTGGTTCATAGGCAATGATCGAAGCTTTTACTTGCTCTTCTGATAATCCAGCAAGAGCTGCCTTCACCTGGTCTTCTACAATTGTCATTGTTTCATTTGCTTCACGTTGATCCAATGTTTCACCAACACAGATAATTGGAATTAGATTGTGTGCAAATGCTGCGTGTGCTTTTTTGTTCACTGTTTCGTCTGTTTCAGCAAACATTTCACGACGCTCAGAGTGACCAAGAACGACGTATGTAACGCCGATATCAGCAAGCATACTAGGGCTTACTTCACCAGTAAAGGCACCACTCTCTTCGAAATGCATATTCTGTGCTGCAACTGCTAATTCAGTTCCATTAGCCTTTTCTACCAATGTAGGCAAATAAGGGAAAGGAGCACAGACAACTGATTCCACTTTGTCTTGACTTACTACCTTGTTTTTTGTTTCTTCTACAAATTCAACTGCTTCACCAAATAACTTGTTCATTTTCCAGTTACCCGCTATTACTTTTTTACGCATGTGATTCACCTCTCCTATCATTACTTGTCGGTTAGTACACTAACACCTGGTAGTTCTTTTCCTTCCATGAATTCCAAGGAAGCTCCACCACCAGTTGAGATGTGGTCCATTTGTTCTGCGTAATGAAATTTCTCAACTGCAGCAGCAGAATCACCGCCACCAATTACAGTATAACCTTCTGTTTTACTTAATGCATCCGCAACAGCTTTTGTACCATTGGCAAATGTATCCAATTCAAATACGCCCATCGGTCCGTTCCAAATAACTAATTTAGAATCTTTTACGATGTCAGCATATTTTTCACGTGTTTTCGGTCCAATATCCAACGCTTCTAAGTCAGCTGGAATCTGGTCAATATTTACGATTTGTGTGTTTGCATTATTAGAGAAATCATCCGCTACTACTACATCAACAGGCATAACGAAATTAACACCTTTGTCTTTCGCCTTTTGCATGTATTCTTTCGCTAATTCAATCTTGTCTTCTTCTAATAAGGATTTACCGACCTCGTGACCTAATGCTTTAACGAAAGTATAAGCAAGTCCGCCACCGATGATCAAGTTGTCCACTTTGTTTAGTAAGTTATCAATTACCCCGATTTTGTCTTTTACTTTGGCACCGCCAATAATAGCTGTAAAAGGTCTTTCCGGGTCAGATAACGCTTTGCCTAAAACATCCAATTCTTTTTCAAGCAAGAAGCCTGCTGCAGATGGAATATGTTCTGCAATACCAGCTGTAGAAGCGTGAGCGCGGTGTGCTGCACCAAACGCATCATTCACATAGTAATCAGCAAGACTACCGAATTCTTTAGCTAAGGCAGGATCATTTTTCGTTTCACCTGCTTCGAATCGTACGTTTTCGATTAGTAAAAGGTCACCATCTTCTAATTGACCTACCGCTTCTTGTACTTCTGCACCAAATACCTCATCAGTCTTAATAACTGTTTTGTTAATAAGATCACTTAGACGTTTGGCAACAGCATCCATACGTAATTCTTCTACCACTTCTCCACCTGGACGTCCTAAGTGACTGGCAAGGATTACTTTTGCACCTTGCTCAGATAGGTACTGAATCGTTGGTAGTGCTGCTTTAATACGTGTATCATCTGTAACTTCTCCGTCCTTCATCGGTACGTTGAAATCAACACGGCAAAATACTTTTTTTCCTTTTACATCAATGTCTTTGATTGTTTGCTTGTTCATGCGTTTGTGCCTCCTTAGCGAGATTGCTTTTTACCTTCTATCGGACCAATTCAAAAACGGGAGGAGGATTGATCCCCCTCCCTGTTCAAATAATCTTATAGTCCTTGTGCTTTAACGTATGCTGCTAAGTCTACTACACGGCTAGAGTATCCCATTTCGTTATCGTACCAAGATACTACTTTTACCATGTTGCCTTCCATTACCATTGTAGAAAGACCATCAATAGTAGAAGAATTAGTGTTGCCGATGTAGTCAACAGATACTAAAGGCTCATCAGAATATCCAAGGATACCTTTTAAGTGACCTTCTGCTGCTTCTTTTAATGCACCATTTACATCTTCAGCTGTTACTTCTTGATCTAATTCTGCAACTAAATCAACAAGAGATCCGTCTGGAGTAGGTACACGCATTGCCATACCATTTAATTTACCTTCTAATTCAGGTAATACTAGTGAAACTGCTTTTGCAGCACCAGTAGTTGTAGGAATGATATTTTCAGAAGCCGCACGAGCACGACGGTAATCTTTATGTGGTAAATCTAGAATTTGCTGATCATTTGTGTATGAGTGAATAGTTGTCATCATACCACGTTTCAAGCCGAACTTGTCATTCAATACTTTAGCATAAGGTGCTAAACAGTTTGTTGTACAAGAAGCATTTGAGATTACATCGTGGCTTGCTGGATCGTATTTATCTTCGTTTACACCCATTACTACTGTAATATCTTCTTCTTTAGCAGGTGCTGAGATGATAACTTTTTTTGCACCAGCAGTTAAGTGTTTCGCTGCTGCATCACGTTGTGTGAAGATACCAGTTGATTCAACAACGATTTCTACTCCTAAGTCTCCCCAACCTAAGTTTGCTGGATCACGCTCAGAAAGTACTTTGATTTCTTTTCCACCTACTACTAAAGAATCACCATTTACAGAAACTTCTTGATCAAGTTTACCGTGAACAGAATCATATTTTAGTAGGTGTGCAAGCATATTTGCATCAGTTAAATCATTAACCGCTACTACTTCTACCTCATCATTTTTTAAAGCCTGACGGAAAACGTTACGACCGATACGGCCAAAACCATTAATACCAATTTTTACTGCCATGCTAAAATTCCTCCTTAAAGAATGATTATTAATTTTATATGTAAAAGGGTTCTTATCCCTTTAACAACTCTTGTGCTGCTGCTTCGTCGGTGATCAATACGTTACTTTTTCCTTGTTTGAAGTACGATTGAATTGCCTTTACTTTGGAAGTTCCTCCAGCAACGGCCACGACATATTGAGCTTTCTCTAATTCTTCCAGTTGCATACCAACAGTACGTACCTTGTACACAACTTCACCTTGTTCATTAAGGTAATAACCAAAAGCTTCACTTACAGCATTACCTCTTCTCAACTCATTCAGAACTTGTTCCGATGCTTTTCGGCGCTTTGCCATCGTAAAGGCATCACCAATACTGTGCAAAACGATTTTAGCATCATGAATTAATTCCAGAATGTCTTTAATAGCTGGTTCCTCAATGATCGAATGATACGTTTCTTCACTCAAAGGATCCGGTACATAGAGCATCCGATAATTGCCTTTGCCTTTTTTCGCCATTTGTGCGCAAATTGAATTAGCTTGGTTTTCCACTTGCTCACCAAGTCCTCCTCTTGCTGGCACAAAGGTACAACTTGCTGCATGTTCGATCGGCTTCATCTGATTAGCAACCTCTGCCATCGATGTGCCTCCAGTAACAGCAATTGTTTGCTCGGAAGTTATTATCGTGCTTAAGAACTGTACACACGCTTTTCCTAATTCCTGTTTCACCGAAGGTTGGTTGTCACTATTTCCAGCTACAATGATGACATGCTCCAGTTGTAATTTATCCTTAATTTGAGATTCTAAAACACGGAATTCGGAAATTTCATTCATAAATTCGGATAATTTTTCAACGATAATGTTCCCTTCTTCTGTCAATTTCATGCCTTTTGACGTAACCATGATAAAACCATGGTTGTTGAGAAATTCAATTTCACTACGGACTAATCGTTCTGTCAGCTTCACATTCTCTGCCAGACTTCGGCGTCCGATCGGCTGCAGCCTTTCGATTTTTTGCAGTATTTTATATCTCTTTTGCATGACATCTAGTAAGTCTGGAAACAATTTTTCTTGTATTGCTAACAAATCCTTCAATCGGAAACGCTCCTTTATACTCTACCGGGGGGATTTTGTCCCTCCT includes the following:
- the gap gene encoding type I glyceraldehyde-3-phosphate dehydrogenase — encoded protein: MAVKIGINGFGRIGRNVFRQALKNDEVEVVAVNDLTDANMLAHLLKYDSVHGKLDQEVSVNGDSLVVGGKEIKVLSERDPANLGWGDLGVEIVVESTGIFTQRDAAAKHLTAGAKKVIISAPAKEEDITVVMGVNEDKYDPASHDVISNASCTTNCLAPYAKVLNDKFGLKRGMMTTIHSYTNDQQILDLPHKDYRRARAASENIIPTTTGAAKAVSLVLPELEGKLNGMAMRVPTPDGSLVDLVAELDQEVTAEDVNGALKEAAEGHLKGILGYSDEPLVSVDYIGNTNSSTIDGLSTMVMEGNMVKVVSWYDNEMGYSSRVVDLAAYVKAQGL
- a CDS encoding sugar-binding transcriptional regulator; protein product: MKDLLAIQEKLFPDLLDVMQKRYKILQKIERLQPIGRRSLAENVKLTERLVRSEIEFLNNHGFIMVTSKGMKLTEEGNIIVEKLSEFMNEISEFRVLESQIKDKLQLEHVIIVAGNSDNQPSVKQELGKACVQFLSTIITSEQTIAVTGGTSMAEVANQMKPIEHAASCTFVPARGGLGEQVENQANSICAQMAKKGKGNYRMLYVPDPLSEETYHSIIEEPAIKDILELIHDAKIVLHSIGDAFTMAKRRKASEQVLNELRRGNAVSEAFGYYLNEQGEVVYKVRTVGMQLEELEKAQYVVAVAGGTSKVKAIQSYFKQGKSNVLITDEAAAQELLKG
- a CDS encoding phosphoglycerate kinase; translated protein: MNKQTIKDIDVKGKKVFCRVDFNVPMKDGEVTDDTRIKAALPTIQYLSEQGAKVILASHLGRPGGEVVEELRMDAVAKRLSDLINKTVIKTDEVFGAEVQEAVGQLEDGDLLLIENVRFEAGETKNDPALAKEFGSLADYYVNDAFGAAHRAHASTAGIAEHIPSAAGFLLEKELDVLGKALSDPERPFTAIIGGAKVKDKIGVIDNLLNKVDNLIIGGGLAYTFVKALGHEVGKSLLEEDKIELAKEYMQKAKDKGVNFVMPVDVVVADDFSNNANTQIVNIDQIPADLEALDIGPKTREKYADIVKDSKLVIWNGPMGVFELDTFANGTKAVADALSKTEGYTVIGGGDSAAAVEKFHYAEQMDHISTGGGASLEFMEGKELPGVSVLTDK
- the tpiA gene encoding triose-phosphate isomerase — encoded protein: MRKKVIAGNWKMNKLFGEAVEFVEETKNKVVSQDKVESVVCAPFPYLPTLVEKANGTELAVAAQNMHFEESGAFTGEVSPSMLADIGVTYVVLGHSERREMFAETDETVNKKAHAAFAHNLIPIICVGETLDQREANETMTIVEDQVKAALAGLSEEQVKASIIAYEPIWAIGTGKTATSEQANEVCTHIRKVVADAVSATAGDAVRIQYGGSVKPANVDELLSQSDIDGALVGGASLEADSFLQLVEAGAK